GCGTGAGGCGGACGAGCTGTGCGTCTGCGATCTTTGCGCGGTGACCGGTGAGTCGCAGCCTAAAATTTCCCGTCATATGGCGTTGCTGCGCGAGTCCCGGCTGGTGCTCGATCGCAAGGACGGCAAGTGGGTCTATTACCGATTGTCACCCGCCATTCCGGCGTGGGCGGCCGCCATTATCGACAGCAGCTGGAACTGCCTGAGAGAGGAGACCCGCCTGAAGCTCAAAAACAGGGCGGGCTCGTGTTGAGCAGAACTCACACATTCACTAAAACATATATAACGGAGTAAACGATGTTGCTGGCAGGGGCTATTTTTCTCTTCACGCTGGTTCTGGTTATCTGGCAACCCAGAGGGCTAAGTATCGGGTGGAGCGCCACGCTGGGTGCCGTGCTGGCGCTGGTAAGCGGGGTCGTT
This region of Enterobacter cancerogenus genomic DNA includes:
- a CDS encoding metalloregulator ArsR/SmtB family transcription factor; translated protein: MQHPVHLFKALSDQTRLSIVMLLREADELCVCDLCAVTGESQPKISRHMALLRESRLVLDRKDGKWVYYRLSPAIPAWAAAIIDSSWNCLREETRLKLKNRAGSC